The Equus caballus isolate H_3958 breed thoroughbred chromosome 12, TB-T2T, whole genome shotgun sequence genome contains a region encoding:
- the C12H11orf68 gene encoding UPF0696 protein C11orf68 homolog isoform X3 codes for MEPGEELEEEDSPGGREDGFTAEHLAAEAMAADMDPWLVFDARTTPASELDAWLAKYPPSQVTRYGDPGSPNSEPVGWIAAYGQGYIPNSGDVQGLQAAWEALQTSGRPVTPGTLRQLAITHHVLSGKWLMHLAPGFKLDHAWAGIARAVVEGRLQVAKVSPRAREGGRQVICVYTDDFTDRLGVLEADAAIRAAGIKCLLTYKPDVYTYLGIYRANRWHLCPTLYESRFQLGGSARGSRVLDRANNVELT; via the coding sequence ATGGAGCCAggtgaggagctggaggaggaggactcTCCAGGCGGCCGCGAGGATGGCTTCACTGCTGAGCACCTGGCCGCGGAGGCCATGGCAGCTGACATGGACCCCTGGTTGGTGTTTGATGCCCGCACTACACCTGCCTCGGAGCTGGATGCCTGGTTGGCCAAGTACCCGCCATCCCAAGTTACCCGCTATGGCGACCCCGGCTCGCCCAACTCGGAGCCCGTGGGCTGGATTGCAGCATATGGGCAGGGCTATATCCCCAACTCGGGCGACGTGCAGGGCCTGCAGGCAGCTTGGGAAGCTCTGCAGACCAGCGGGCGGCCTGTCACACCGGGTACCCTGCGCCAGCTGGCCATCACCCACCATGTGCTCTCGGGCAAGTGGCTGATGCACCTGGCACCTGGCTTCAAGCTGGACCACGCCTGGGCTGGCATTGCTCGGGCCGTGGTTGAGGGCCGGCTGCAGGTGGCCAAGGTGAGCCCACGGGCCAGGGAGGGTGGGCGCCAGGTCATCTGTGTTTACACAGATGACTTCACGGACCGCTTGGGTGTACTGGAGGCCGATGCAGCCATCCGTGCAGCGGGCATTAAGTGCCTGCTCACCTACAAGCCTGACGTCTACACCTACCTGGGCATCTACCGGGCCAACCGCTGGCACCTCTGCCCCACACTCTATGAGAGCCGTTTCCAGCTGGGGGGCAGTGCCCGCGGCTCCCGTGTGCTGGACCGTGCCAACAATGTGGAACTGACTTAG
- the C12H11orf68 gene encoding UPF0696 protein C11orf68 homolog isoform X1, translating to MAAAAAAVAGAGRGGGGAEPRQERSRARGWAGAERSEGRSRMEPGEELEEEDSPGGREDGFTAEHLAAEAMAADMDPWLVFDARTTPASELDAWLAKYPPSQVTRYGDPGSPNSEPVGWIAAYGQGYIPNSGDVQGLQAAWEALQTSGRPVTPGTLRQLAITHHVLSGKWLMHLAPGFKLDHAWAGIARAVVEGRLQVAKVSPRAREGGRQVICVYTDDFTDRLGVLEADAAIRAAGIKCLLTYKPDVYTYLGIYRANRWHLCPTLYESRFQLGGSARGSRVLDRANNVELT from the exons atggcggcggcggcggcagccgtggcgggggcggggcgcggcggcggcggcgcggagccCCGGCAGGAGCGGAGCCGGGCCCGGGGCTGGGCTGGCGCCGAGCGCAGCGAAGGCCGGAG CAGGATGGAGCCAggtgaggagctggaggaggaggactcTCCAGGCGGCCGCGAGGATGGCTTCACTGCTGAGCACCTGGCCGCGGAGGCCATGGCAGCTGACATGGACCCCTGGTTGGTGTTTGATGCCCGCACTACACCTGCCTCGGAGCTGGATGCCTGGTTGGCCAAGTACCCGCCATCCCAAGTTACCCGCTATGGCGACCCCGGCTCGCCCAACTCGGAGCCCGTGGGCTGGATTGCAGCATATGGGCAGGGCTATATCCCCAACTCGGGCGACGTGCAGGGCCTGCAGGCAGCTTGGGAAGCTCTGCAGACCAGCGGGCGGCCTGTCACACCGGGTACCCTGCGCCAGCTGGCCATCACCCACCATGTGCTCTCGGGCAAGTGGCTGATGCACCTGGCACCTGGCTTCAAGCTGGACCACGCCTGGGCTGGCATTGCTCGGGCCGTGGTTGAGGGCCGGCTGCAGGTGGCCAAGGTGAGCCCACGGGCCAGGGAGGGTGGGCGCCAGGTCATCTGTGTTTACACAGATGACTTCACGGACCGCTTGGGTGTACTGGAGGCCGATGCAGCCATCCGTGCAGCGGGCATTAAGTGCCTGCTCACCTACAAGCCTGACGTCTACACCTACCTGGGCATCTACCGGGCCAACCGCTGGCACCTCTGCCCCACACTCTATGAGAGCCGTTTCCAGCTGGGGGGCAGTGCCCGCGGCTCCCGTGTGCTGGACCGTGCCAACAATGTGGAACTGACTTAG
- the C12H11orf68 gene encoding UPF0696 protein C11orf68 homolog isoform X2, producing MAAAAAAVAGAGRGGGGAEPRQERSRARGWAGAERSEGRRMEPGEELEEEDSPGGREDGFTAEHLAAEAMAADMDPWLVFDARTTPASELDAWLAKYPPSQVTRYGDPGSPNSEPVGWIAAYGQGYIPNSGDVQGLQAAWEALQTSGRPVTPGTLRQLAITHHVLSGKWLMHLAPGFKLDHAWAGIARAVVEGRLQVAKVSPRAREGGRQVICVYTDDFTDRLGVLEADAAIRAAGIKCLLTYKPDVYTYLGIYRANRWHLCPTLYESRFQLGGSARGSRVLDRANNVELT from the exons atggcggcggcggcggcagccgtggcgggggcggggcgcggcggcggcggcgcggagccCCGGCAGGAGCGGAGCCGGGCCCGGGGCTGGGCTGGCGCCGAGCGCAGCGAAGGCCGGAG GATGGAGCCAggtgaggagctggaggaggaggactcTCCAGGCGGCCGCGAGGATGGCTTCACTGCTGAGCACCTGGCCGCGGAGGCCATGGCAGCTGACATGGACCCCTGGTTGGTGTTTGATGCCCGCACTACACCTGCCTCGGAGCTGGATGCCTGGTTGGCCAAGTACCCGCCATCCCAAGTTACCCGCTATGGCGACCCCGGCTCGCCCAACTCGGAGCCCGTGGGCTGGATTGCAGCATATGGGCAGGGCTATATCCCCAACTCGGGCGACGTGCAGGGCCTGCAGGCAGCTTGGGAAGCTCTGCAGACCAGCGGGCGGCCTGTCACACCGGGTACCCTGCGCCAGCTGGCCATCACCCACCATGTGCTCTCGGGCAAGTGGCTGATGCACCTGGCACCTGGCTTCAAGCTGGACCACGCCTGGGCTGGCATTGCTCGGGCCGTGGTTGAGGGCCGGCTGCAGGTGGCCAAGGTGAGCCCACGGGCCAGGGAGGGTGGGCGCCAGGTCATCTGTGTTTACACAGATGACTTCACGGACCGCTTGGGTGTACTGGAGGCCGATGCAGCCATCCGTGCAGCGGGCATTAAGTGCCTGCTCACCTACAAGCCTGACGTCTACACCTACCTGGGCATCTACCGGGCCAACCGCTGGCACCTCTGCCCCACACTCTATGAGAGCCGTTTCCAGCTGGGGGGCAGTGCCCGCGGCTCCCGTGTGCTGGACCGTGCCAACAATGTGGAACTGACTTAG
- the DRAP1 gene encoding dr1-associated corepressor isoform X2, which yields MPSKKKKYNARFPPARIKKIMQTDEEIGKVAAAVPVIISRALELFLESLLKKACQVTQSRNAKTMTTSHLKQCIELEQQFDFLKDLVASVPDMQGDGEDNHVDGDKGARRGRKSGSGGRKNGGMGSKGKDKKLSGTDSEQEDESEDTDTDGEEETAQAAPQASHPPAHFQSPPTPFMPFASTLPLPPAPPGPSAPDAEDEEDYDS from the exons ATGCCGAGCAAGAAGAAGAAGTACAACGCCCGGTTCCCGCCG GCGCGGATCAAGAAGATCATGCAGACGGACGAAGAGATTGGGAAGGTGGCGGCGGCTGTGCCTGTCATCATCT CCCGGGCGCTCGAGCTATTCCTGGAGTCGCTATTGAAAAAGGCCTGCCAGGTGACCCAGTCCCGAAATGCTAAGACCATGACCACATCCCACCT GAAGCAGTGCATTGAGCTGGAGCAGCAGTTTGACTTCTTGAAGGATTTGGTGGCTTCCGTCCCTGACATGCAGGGGGATGGGGAAGACAACCACGTGGATGGGGACAAGGGTGCCCGCAG GGGCCGGAAGTCGGGCAGCGGTGGTCGGAAGAACGGTGGGATGGGAAGCAAAGGCAAGGACAAGAAGCTGTCGGGGACAGACTCGGAGCAGGAG GATGAGTCTGAGGACACAGACACCGACGGGGAAGAGGAGACAGCGCAGGCTGCACCCCAGGCCAGCCACCCCCCTGCCCACTTTCAGAG CCCCCCGACACCCTTCATGCCCTTTGCCTCAactctgcctctgcccccagcGCCCCCGGGCCCCTCAGCACCTGATGCAGAGGATGAAGAAGATTATGACTCCTAG
- the DRAP1 gene encoding dr1-associated corepressor isoform X1 → MPSKKKKYNARFPPARIKKIMQTDEEIGKVAAAVPVIISRALELFLESLLKKACQVTQSRNAKTMTTSHLKQCIELEQQFDFLKDLVASVPDMQGDGEDNHVDGDKGARRWTVPSRRGRKSGSGGRKNGGMGSKGKDKKLSGTDSEQEDESEDTDTDGEEETAQAAPQASHPPAHFQSPPTPFMPFASTLPLPPAPPGPSAPDAEDEEDYDS, encoded by the exons ATGCCGAGCAAGAAGAAGAAGTACAACGCCCGGTTCCCGCCG GCGCGGATCAAGAAGATCATGCAGACGGACGAAGAGATTGGGAAGGTGGCGGCGGCTGTGCCTGTCATCATCT CCCGGGCGCTCGAGCTATTCCTGGAGTCGCTATTGAAAAAGGCCTGCCAGGTGACCCAGTCCCGAAATGCTAAGACCATGACCACATCCCACCT GAAGCAGTGCATTGAGCTGGAGCAGCAGTTTGACTTCTTGAAGGATTTGGTGGCTTCCGTCCCTGACATGCAGGGGGATGGGGAAGACAACCACGTGGATGGGGACAAGGGTGCCCGCAG ATGGACTGTACCTTCCCGAAGGGGCCGGAAGTCGGGCAGCGGTGGTCGGAAGAACGGTGGGATGGGAAGCAAAGGCAAGGACAAGAAGCTGTCGGGGACAGACTCGGAGCAGGAG GATGAGTCTGAGGACACAGACACCGACGGGGAAGAGGAGACAGCGCAGGCTGCACCCCAGGCCAGCCACCCCCCTGCCCACTTTCAGAG CCCCCCGACACCCTTCATGCCCTTTGCCTCAactctgcctctgcccccagcGCCCCCGGGCCCCTCAGCACCTGATGCAGAGGATGAAGAAGATTATGACTCCTAG